A DNA window from Oscillatoria sp. FACHB-1406 contains the following coding sequences:
- a CDS encoding FecR family protein yields MLRSIFLLSLWIACSTSPFLFPGAAKAQTALTRAVIESLRNRARLIPQNQAARAARASDAMRPGDAIATAASSTVDLRFNDRSLARLGEQAVFRFAPGTRSVDLSRGTLLLLATPGQGRTNVRTPNSAAGVRGSALFVRYIPETDTTLVGALTNSQIEVFNRDASDRVELRAGQMAAIVQDQIRSIYNFDLQTFYQTSPLVEDLNLTQLDAGTAPDEAMNQVRAEVQEGVETQTPVPLNSEIVNPDFTRMIPLPVVAGNPESDADFPEANATVVSFDPSEISVGLNRPNLVPNLATLGNPTNVRSLVAGGEIQTSLQRQGILVTSGGSANNNGCRGQGGCNRPNRSNRPSVPPGLDPLFVPPGLDPLFVPPGQVRKNP; encoded by the coding sequence ATGTTACGTTCTATCTTTCTCCTATCGCTTTGGATCGCGTGTAGTACATCCCCGTTCTTGTTTCCGGGGGCGGCAAAGGCGCAAACGGCGCTGACGCGAGCGGTTATTGAGTCGTTACGCAACCGCGCTCGCTTAATTCCGCAAAATCAAGCGGCTCGGGCGGCGCGCGCTTCCGATGCAATGCGTCCCGGCGATGCGATCGCAACGGCCGCCAGTTCGACGGTCGATTTGCGCTTTAACGATCGCTCCCTAGCGCGCTTGGGCGAACAAGCGGTGTTTCGGTTTGCACCCGGCACGCGATCGGTAGATTTAAGCCGGGGAACCTTGCTGTTACTCGCAACGCCGGGGCAAGGACGAACCAACGTGCGCACGCCGAATTCAGCCGCTGGGGTGCGCGGATCGGCATTATTCGTGCGCTACATCCCGGAGACGGACACAACTTTAGTTGGGGCGCTGACGAATTCTCAGATTGAGGTGTTTAATCGGGATGCGAGCGATCGCGTCGAATTGCGCGCCGGACAAATGGCTGCGATCGTGCAAGACCAAATTCGCAGTATTTATAATTTCGACCTGCAAACTTTTTATCAAACCAGTCCCTTAGTTGAAGATTTGAACCTCACTCAACTCGACGCGGGTACTGCCCCCGATGAGGCGATGAACCAAGTCCGCGCGGAGGTACAGGAAGGAGTAGAAACACAAACTCCCGTGCCATTGAATAGCGAAATTGTCAATCCAGACTTTACCCGTATGATTCCCCTCCCAGTTGTGGCTGGGAATCCCGAATCCGATGCTGACTTTCCCGAAGCCAATGCAACGGTTGTGAGTTTCGATCCGAGCGAGATTTCGGTCGGTCTGAATCGCCCGAATTTAGTTCCAAATCTAGCAACGCTGGGCAACCCGACCAATGTACGCTCGCTCGTAGCGGGCGGTGAAATTCAAACCTCTCTCCAGCGACAGGGTATTTTGGTAACATCCGGGGGTTCGGCGAACAACAACGGCTGTCGGGGTCAGGGAGGCTGCAATCGACCCAACCGTTCTAACAGACCCTCGGTTCCCCCCGGTCTCGATCCCTTGTTTGTTCCTCCCGGTCTCGATCCCTTGTTCGTTCCTCCCGGTCAAGTGAGGAAAAACCCATAA